In Phyllostomus discolor isolate MPI-MPIP mPhyDis1 chromosome 3, mPhyDis1.pri.v3, whole genome shotgun sequence, a single genomic region encodes these proteins:
- the C3H5orf49 gene encoding uncharacterized protein C5orf49 homolog, whose translation MSDEDDEEEITADTLRCKPRALPISAQAAFGYVPPRRQDPKEHSYYYRQAKTGIISLYDCVFKKTSGYNQKLHRDDREHAKSLGLHVNEEEWERPVGVLTSSVYGRRIHQPVEPLNRDHGRANHVKADFYRKNDIPSIKEPGFGHISPA comes from the exons ATGTCTGACGAAGACGACGAGGAGGAGATCACCGCGGACACGCTGCGGTGCAAGCCCCGTGCGCTGCCCATTTCGGCGCAGGCTGCCTTCGGCTACGTCCCACCGCGACGCCAAGATCCTAAGGAGCACAGCTACTACTACCGCCAGGCCAAG ACAGGGATCATTTCCCTCTATGACTGTGTTTTTAAGAAGACGTCAGGATATAATCAGAAACTGCACCGAGATGACAGAGAACACGCCAAAAGCCTGGGACTTCATGTTAATGAGGAG GAGTGGGAGAGGCCGGTCGGAGTGCTGACGTCCTCTGTCTATGGCCGCCGCATCCACCAGCCTGTGGAGCCCCTGAACCGGGACCACGGCCGCGCCAACCACGTGAAGGCCGACTTCTACAGGAAGAACGACATCCCTAGCATCAAGGAGCCGGGCTTTGGGCACATTTCTCCAGCCTGA